CATAAGTGGTCATTACCGCACACTAAACAACCATGATTTAACTAggattttaaattacaaaatgcATCATTATGGTTATTGAATCGAGATTCAAATTGTGAATCAAATTACCTATTTTCCAAATCCTGAATTTAATCTTATTAAGAATGTAAGGTAcacaatcaaataaaaatacaacaattaaaaattaatcaagatTCATTCTACAACTCATGTCCCAAAACAATTTGTACCTGTTGGTTTTAAGTTTTGCATGGAATCATGTTAGGACTCACATACATCATAAGATTGTGATAACCATCACTTTATGCAACCACGAACCCCGCTTCCACATCAAGCCATGACTGCAAACTACAAATCAATCACAATCACAATATAAAACACCAAAGTAAACCATCTACAACACTGTATTACTATCGCAACAAATCTGCACCTGAGGTGTTTACACATAAAACTAatcaattgattaaaataaatcgTGAATGAACAAAATAAACTGTACACATACCAAAACAAACTACACTTCAATAAACATCCCTCAGATACTACAAAACCATTCATTACAAAAccattaaatgaaaaaatgatcCAATTGAATTTAGCCAccaaaaaaagagaaaaacccTCTTTTAGGCTCTTCCTCAACCATAACAGCTTGCATACTATCCTGTTCCACAAGTCTCCAAGCAGCTTGTTCAAAAGCCAAACCAGCCAAAGTAGGAGGTTTATTCAAAACAAGAGGGTACCCTCTATTAGTACTCCTTATAACCTCACTATCCTCAGGTATAACACCAAGTAAAGGCAAACCCAACATTTCTTGAACATCCAAAACCGACATCATATCCTCGCCTTTAATCATATCAGTCCTAACCCTATTAACTATCATCTTAATATCCCTAATTCCATCACATTCCAACAAACCAGTTACTCTATCAGCATCCCTAAGCGCAGTTATATCCGGCGTAGTTATTAAAACCGCTTCGTTCGCCGGTGTTATAGCGGTTATAAACCCTGCATCGATTCCCGCTGGGCAATCGATAAGGATAAAGTCCGGGCTTACGGCTCCAGTACCAGAACCATCTGCCCGGGCTTTTAGAGCTTCGACTAACCACGTCAAAGCTTTTCCACCAAATCCAATGGGGAGTTTGGATCTTGGTTTCGAAATACAAAGTAGTTCGAAATTCGACCAACGTTTGTCTCTAACTAAAGCTTGATCGAGTCGACAATCGCCGTTGAGAACTTCAACGACGGTGTAATTGACTCGATTTTCAAGACCTAAGAGAAGGTCTAGGTTACGAAGTCCGACGTCTGCGTCGATTGCAACGACGGAAAACCCTAAACGGGCTAATGAAAGGCCGATGTTTGCGGTTGTTGTTGTTTTACCAACTCCACCTTTTCCAGATGTTACTACTACGACACGTGGCGTTTCTCCGGAGAGCTGTGGTTTGCGGTTCCATTGAAGGAGGGATTTTGTAATGTAGGGTTTGGGTTTGAGTTTTGGGGCTAGGGTTTTGGGGAAGGTGGTTGAATGGCGGAGATTGGTGGTTGTTTGGGGGAATTGGGGTTTGGCATTGGTGGTGGAGgggaggtggtggtggtggagagATAGCATTGGTGGGATGGAGTTTTTGAGAGAAGAGTGGAAAGTAGAATGTGaagagaagagaaaaagaaGCTTTTTCTGTGTAGTTTTTCTTTGgggatttttaattatttttttgcgGGGGTTTAACTATCAATCCAAACAATGCAAGATGTCACTTGTGttaattattagatatttaGATGTTTAAACATCgatataaaatagttaaaagcagtatataattgtttaaaaatagttaatcaattaattagtaTTGATTGAATAGAAAATGATTAATTGATTAGTTTGAATGgattaattgattaatgcaCTATgtattagatattttatttttactcgaTTAAGTCTTTATTGTTAATAGATTAATATCATATAcgaacttaaaaataataatttttttaatccgTGTAGTTAATTATGCATTTTATCTTTACAATTACCACCTCATCAGATAACCTAGTTATTTAAGAGtgtttttacttaataaatttGCAGGGCATTCATATTGACATGTGATCAACGTTTAGACCATCTCTGAtgcttcattttttataaaaattattatatttgacaATGATGTGTTTTGTATTGATGATTCATTGCCAAAATTGATGTTATGTGTGCTTTgatgttatatgttattttgagatttatgagtttatgttgatgatagATGTTGATAATTGGTAGTTAAAAAAGGATTATGTTTAGGAAAATGCATTGTATTCTATTTTATGTAGTGCTAATTGATTAGTATTAAGATAAgtgaaaattaattgattagtAAGAGaagattaatttattaatgagATATACAAACCTATAAAACATTTAAGTTGCATAATAGTCGGTAAGGAGGACCTTAAGAATtgattaaaatgataaattagagtttaatatgtgataaaatatgattaatcgATTAAGAATGACTAATTGATCGATTAGGTTGAGAATcgaaaaaagaaaattactaAGTTAGATATTAATCGATTAGGATAATGAAATTAACTGATTAAGTTAATAATAGTCCATTATAGCAGTAGAATTAATCGATTAGACCACAACCAAATGAAACAATCAATtggaagaaaattaattttctaattaaaaatcTTATCAGAACCAAAAGgataaaattttgaaagaaaaaagagtacagtaaaaaagaaaatggaaaTGTGACTTTAAATacatataattttgtaaaattaatttagttaaattgagttagaaaaaagttatttcaataaatatatttacttgGATGCAAACttgttgaattaatttagtTACGTGTTTACATTGAATCAAGTTTAATGCAAATATTTGGTCAAAAAGAAGTTTGATGCAAATATGAGTACAAATTTTTATACTCAATACAAAAATTACGTTTCTAGTTAAATTGATATTGaggtaaaatcaattttgtttgatAGTAATctcaaacataaaacaaaataaatttggtTCATGCACAATCTTTTATAGCAAAATTACACTTACTTTTATAGCAAAAATATTTCTCTTGTTTTCAGAAACAAAAGACATTCTACTGGATGAGTT
This region of Cicer arietinum cultivar CDC Frontier isolate Library 1 chromosome 8, Cicar.CDCFrontier_v2.0, whole genome shotgun sequence genomic DNA includes:
- the LOC101510558 gene encoding septum site-determining protein minD homolog, chloroplastic; translation: MLSLHHHHLPSTTNAKPQFPQTTTNLRHSTTFPKTLAPKLKPKPYITKSLLQWNRKPQLSGETPRVVVVTSGKGGVGKTTTTANIGLSLARLGFSVVAIDADVGLRNLDLLLGLENRVNYTVVEVLNGDCRLDQALVRDKRWSNFELLCISKPRSKLPIGFGGKALTWLVEALKARADGSGTGAVSPDFILIDCPAGIDAGFITAITPANEAVLITTPDITALRDADRVTGLLECDGIRDIKMIVNRVRTDMIKGEDMMSVLDVQEMLGLPLLGVIPEDSEVIRSTNRGYPLVLNKPPTLAGLAFEQAAWRLVEQDSMQAVMVEEEPKRGFFSFFGG